A window from Planococcus maritimus encodes these proteins:
- a CDS encoding tRNA dihydrouridine synthase, producing the protein MKENFWRELPKPFFVLAPMEDVTNVVFRHVVAEAASPDVYFTEFTNTESYCHPEGIHSVRGRLTFTEDEQPIVAHIWGNKPEHFREMSIGMAAQGFKGVDINMGCPVPNVAAKGKGSGLINYPDNAAEIIQAAKMGGLPVSVKTRLGYTHVDEWKGWLRHVLEQDIANLSIHLRTKKEMSAVPAHWELIPEIKALRDEVAPDTLITINGDIPDRKTGQELADKYGIDGVMIGRGIFHNPFAFEEEPKEHSTQELFDLLRLHLDLHDKYSTETEPIAFKPLRRFFKIYVRGVRGAGELRNDLMHTETTDEVRALLDAFQLATAESDKHSSVGI; encoded by the coding sequence ATGAAAGAAAATTTTTGGCGTGAATTGCCGAAGCCATTTTTTGTATTGGCGCCGATGGAAGACGTGACGAATGTGGTGTTTCGCCATGTGGTAGCAGAAGCGGCGAGCCCTGACGTGTATTTCACGGAATTTACGAATACGGAAAGCTATTGCCACCCGGAAGGCATCCACAGCGTGCGCGGGCGCTTGACGTTCACGGAAGATGAACAGCCGATCGTCGCCCATATCTGGGGCAATAAGCCCGAGCATTTCCGCGAGATGAGCATTGGCATGGCGGCGCAAGGCTTTAAAGGTGTCGACATTAATATGGGCTGTCCCGTACCGAACGTTGCCGCCAAAGGAAAAGGCAGCGGCTTGATCAATTATCCGGACAACGCAGCGGAAATTATCCAAGCGGCGAAAATGGGCGGCTTACCAGTCAGCGTCAAGACGCGCCTCGGCTATACGCATGTCGACGAATGGAAAGGCTGGTTGCGCCATGTCTTGGAGCAGGACATCGCCAATTTGTCGATTCATTTGCGGACGAAAAAAGAAATGAGCGCTGTGCCAGCGCATTGGGAATTGATCCCTGAGATCAAAGCGCTGCGTGATGAAGTGGCGCCGGATACCTTGATCACCATTAACGGGGACATCCCGGACCGCAAAACCGGCCAGGAATTAGCCGACAAATACGGCATCGACGGCGTCATGATCGGGCGCGGAATTTTCCACAACCCGTTTGCTTTCGAAGAGGAACCGAAAGAGCACAGCACACAGGAATTGTTCGACCTGTTGCGTCTTCACCTCGACCTTCACGATAAATACTCGACCGAAACTGAGCCGATTGCCTTTAAGCCATTGCGCCGTTTCTTCAAGATTTACGTGCGCGGCGTCCGTGGTGCCGGTGAACTCCGCAATGATTTGATGCATACGGAGACGACTGACGAAGTGCGGGCCTTGCTGGATGCTTTTCAGCTAGCCACTGCAGAGAGCGACAAACACAGTTCGGTCGGAATTTAA
- a CDS encoding threonine aldolase family protein has translation MTELNRLQSAFKQSTYQLANHGTRNIGVLKKAFEAIADETESDIYGTGQVIESFQQKMAAFLGKEAAVFFPSGTMAQQIALRMWCDEKGLKKVAYHPLSHLEIHEEDGLKELHGIEAVYLTDPDRVVELQDVTELEEEVAAVLLELPQREIGGQLPNFETLEQISRYCRKHDIKLHLDGARLLEVTPYYEKSAAEICALFDSVYISLYKGIGGIAGAILAGGEAFTQQSKVWKRRHGGDLISLYPYIVSADYYFDERCEKMGHYYESAKRVAEWFNSCTGISTLPKVPVSNMFHVQFAHPKEEVEAILVELGQETGIGLTSYVKELNSKACYFEVHMGDQYEEIPEDFLKETFKRLDQKMTQSFGD, from the coding sequence TTGACTGAACTGAACCGGCTGCAATCGGCCTTTAAGCAATCGACGTATCAGTTGGCGAATCACGGCACGCGTAACATTGGCGTATTGAAGAAAGCTTTTGAAGCGATTGCAGATGAAACGGAAAGTGACATCTATGGCACCGGGCAAGTCATCGAAAGTTTTCAGCAAAAGATGGCGGCTTTCCTTGGAAAAGAAGCGGCGGTCTTTTTTCCGAGCGGCACGATGGCCCAGCAGATTGCGCTGCGGATGTGGTGTGATGAAAAAGGGCTGAAAAAAGTCGCCTATCACCCGCTCAGCCATCTCGAAATCCATGAAGAAGACGGGTTGAAGGAATTGCATGGCATCGAAGCGGTATATTTGACGGACCCGGACCGGGTTGTCGAGTTACAGGATGTTACGGAGTTGGAGGAAGAGGTGGCGGCTGTACTGTTGGAATTGCCGCAGCGTGAAATCGGTGGGCAATTGCCGAACTTCGAGACGCTGGAGCAAATCTCCCGCTACTGCCGTAAGCACGACATCAAGCTGCATCTCGACGGCGCGCGGTTGCTAGAAGTTACTCCTTATTACGAAAAGTCCGCAGCGGAAATTTGTGCCTTGTTCGATAGCGTCTATATATCTTTATACAAAGGCATCGGTGGAATTGCAGGCGCTATCCTCGCTGGGGGCGAAGCGTTCACGCAGCAATCAAAAGTATGGAAAAGACGTCACGGCGGCGACTTGATCAGCCTTTACCCGTATATCGTATCGGCGGATTATTATTTCGACGAACGCTGCGAGAAGATGGGGCATTATTACGAATCGGCGAAGCGCGTGGCTGAATGGTTTAATTCTTGTACAGGCATTTCGACTTTGCCGAAAGTGCCGGTGTCGAATATGTTCCACGTTCAGTTCGCACACCCTAAAGAAGAAGTCGAAGCGATCCTCGTGGAGCTCGGGCAAGAAACAGGAATCGGCCTCACCAGTTATGTGAAAGAACTGAACAGCAAGGCCTGTTATTTTGAAGTGCATATGGGAGACCAGTACGAAGAAATACCGGAAGATTTCCTGAAAGAAACGTTCAAGCGATTAGATCAGAAGATGACACAAAGCTTCGGCGATTAA
- a CDS encoding sensor domain-containing diguanylate cyclase, protein METFQELEMYKNFDELAEDVIDLAKEILPDQLFYLSSITEAQQIVLKHSLNTSSIPVVEGMMIDLNDTLCSRMDFENKQPLVYEDVQDAPELKHFEDKLEAAHVRSYLGLPISFVNGDRFGTLCAVNDEKSQFDARSITLLQRIVRMFSYYLDLERFAYRDSLTDLYNRHFLTRFFDGNSKAGGSIFFLDLDGFKNVNDLYGHETGDLVLKEVAAKLQQFIEGQTDVLAARLGGDEFLVYFAKPASVTELSEWATRLLASLSQWEADYSLSASIGIAQYPAGGNQDLRELLRQADQALYEAKKSGKNCFSFY, encoded by the coding sequence ATGGAGACCTTTCAGGAATTGGAAATGTATAAAAATTTTGATGAGCTGGCAGAAGATGTGATCGATTTGGCCAAAGAGATTTTGCCGGATCAATTGTTTTACTTGAGCTCCATCACGGAAGCCCAGCAAATTGTCTTGAAGCATTCATTGAATACTAGCAGCATTCCTGTGGTCGAGGGCATGATGATCGACCTGAATGACACATTGTGCAGCCGGATGGATTTCGAAAACAAGCAGCCACTGGTCTATGAGGATGTTCAAGACGCTCCAGAATTGAAGCATTTTGAAGATAAGTTGGAAGCGGCCCATGTAAGGTCGTACTTAGGCCTGCCGATTTCTTTTGTTAACGGCGACCGCTTCGGCACTTTATGTGCGGTGAATGACGAGAAAAGTCAATTCGATGCAAGAAGCATCACATTATTGCAGCGCATTGTGCGGATGTTCTCCTATTACCTTGACCTGGAACGCTTTGCTTATCGGGATTCGCTGACAGATCTGTACAATCGGCATTTCCTTACCCGTTTTTTTGATGGCAATTCGAAAGCAGGGGGATCGATTTTCTTCTTGGACCTGGATGGGTTTAAAAACGTCAACGATCTATACGGCCACGAGACAGGCGATCTCGTCTTGAAAGAAGTGGCAGCCAAGCTGCAGCAATTTATCGAAGGTCAGACAGATGTTTTAGCGGCACGGCTCGGCGGGGATGAATTTTTGGTCTATTTTGCCAAGCCTGCGAGTGTTACGGAATTAAGTGAATGGGCAACACGCCTGCTTGCCAGCTTGAGCCAGTGGGAAGCGGATTATTCGCTATCGGCGAGCATCGGCATTGCACAGTATCCAGCCGGTGGAAACCAGGACTTGAGAGAACTTCTTCGTCAAGCTGATCAAGCCCTGTATGAAGCGAAAAAATCGGGGAAGAATTGCTTTAGTTTCTATTAA